Proteins encoded within one genomic window of Prauserella marina:
- a CDS encoding aromatic-ring-hydroxylating dioxygenase subunit beta — protein MRPPEEHLRWSSERFGRSEVEDFLYHEAQLLDAWCLEQWRDLFTADARYLVPSTDNADGDHDMDLALIDDDKPGIDGRVQRLMSTYAHIENPRSVTTRLVTNVRLWDDESGDLGVRCAILVTRARVASTTTYTADVRYLLRHRDGEFRIAFKKAVLGHRTLRDVGGVLSIVL, from the coding sequence AGAACACCTGCGATGGAGCTCGGAGCGGTTCGGCAGGTCCGAGGTCGAGGATTTCCTTTACCACGAGGCGCAGTTGCTCGACGCGTGGTGCCTTGAACAGTGGCGCGACCTGTTCACCGCCGACGCGCGGTATCTCGTTCCCTCGACCGACAACGCCGACGGCGACCATGACATGGACCTCGCCCTCATCGACGACGACAAGCCCGGCATCGACGGCAGGGTACAGCGGCTGATGAGTACCTACGCGCACATCGAGAACCCCAGGTCGGTAACGACCCGTTTGGTGACCAACGTGCGGTTGTGGGACGACGAATCCGGTGACCTCGGCGTGCGCTGCGCCATTCTGGTCACCAGGGCGAGGGTCGCGAGCACCACGACCTACACCGCCGACGTGCGCTATCTGCTGCGGCACCGGGACGGCGAGTTCCGGATCGCGTTCAAGAAGGCCGTACTCGGGCACCGGACGCTGCGCGATGTCGGTGGCGTGCTGTCGATCGTGTTGTGA
- a CDS encoding quinone oxidoreductase family protein — protein MGKTMRAAVPDGNGSVGIVTVPVPEPGADEVLVRVEAAGMNRADLLHANGKYAQAMRGASAADTAGMEFAGTVVAVGRDADPGLLGTGVMAMFPGAYAEYAAVPAALLLPAPCSLSPRECAALPMGLLTEFDALRSLARLGEGERVLVTGAASGVGLIGVQLAKLLGAGFVAAATRDPRNDALLTELGADVVPHDVAELPGLPGIDVVIDHVGGAWCEALAPVLADSARVVSVGRLGGRRAMLDLTAFSAKRATLMGTTWKTRGVAEVAACVRAVRAAGVTGVRAVIAGSHALSDITTAYRTLASERAAGKLLIIPQRTEEV, from the coding sequence ATGGGCAAGACGATGCGTGCCGCGGTGCCGGACGGGAACGGGAGTGTCGGGATCGTCACCGTCCCTGTTCCCGAACCTGGCGCGGACGAAGTACTCGTGCGGGTAGAGGCCGCCGGGATGAACAGGGCGGATCTCCTGCACGCCAATGGAAAATACGCGCAGGCCATGCGCGGTGCCTCCGCGGCGGACACGGCGGGAATGGAGTTCGCTGGCACGGTCGTCGCCGTCGGCCGCGACGCGGACCCCGGGCTGCTCGGCACCGGCGTGATGGCGATGTTTCCCGGTGCCTACGCCGAGTACGCCGCCGTACCGGCCGCGCTGCTACTGCCCGCGCCTTGCTCGCTGAGCCCGCGCGAGTGTGCCGCCCTGCCGATGGGACTGCTCACCGAATTCGACGCGCTGCGGTCACTGGCCCGGCTCGGGGAAGGGGAGCGGGTGCTGGTGACCGGAGCCGCCTCCGGTGTCGGCCTCATCGGTGTCCAGCTGGCGAAACTGCTCGGAGCCGGTTTCGTCGCGGCGGCCACCCGCGACCCGCGTAACGACGCGCTGCTGACCGAACTCGGCGCCGACGTGGTGCCGCACGACGTCGCCGAACTGCCAGGGCTGCCGGGTATCGACGTGGTGATCGATCACGTCGGGGGAGCGTGGTGTGAGGCGCTCGCCCCGGTGCTTGCCGACTCGGCGCGGGTGGTGTCGGTCGGCAGGCTCGGTGGGAGGAGGGCGATGCTCGACCTCACCGCGTTCTCGGCGAAACGGGCCACGCTGATGGGCACCACCTGGAAGACACGCGGGGTGGCCGAGGTGGCCGCGTGCGTGCGAGCCGTGCGAGCCGCCGGTGTCACCGGAGTGCGTGCCGTCATCGCTGGGAGCCACGCGCTCTCCGACATCACCACGGCATACCGGACGCTCGCCTCGGAAAGGGCGGCCGGAAAGCTCCTGATCATTCCACAACGGACGGAAGAGGTGTGA
- a CDS encoding alpha/beta fold hydrolase, with protein MRHESVWTDLRGVEFRQRWVDAGGISTRVLEAGSPELPALVFIHGTGGHAEAYTRNLGPHSRHFHTYSIDMVGHGFSGKPDSSYDFKDYVEHLVAFMDAEGLETISVSGESMGAGIAAWFALLHPERVDRIVLNTGAALRLPDEVIKNMAALTMAAVENATEDSVRSRLEWLMHDTGDVTDDLVATRLAIYRDPEYVARMTNILKRHTDPDGQDRNCLVERDWKKISAPVLVLWTDHDPTAPPEVGKQVASWLPNGRYAQIDGAGHWPQFEKADEFNDIHLGFLLEGRGV; from the coding sequence ATGCGGCACGAGAGCGTGTGGACCGATCTGCGCGGGGTGGAGTTTCGCCAGCGGTGGGTGGACGCGGGCGGGATCAGCACGCGGGTGCTCGAAGCGGGCTCGCCCGAGCTGCCCGCGCTGGTGTTCATCCACGGCACCGGGGGTCACGCGGAGGCCTACACCCGCAATCTGGGCCCGCATTCCCGTCACTTCCACACCTACTCCATCGACATGGTCGGCCACGGCTTCAGCGGCAAACCCGATTCCAGCTACGACTTCAAGGACTACGTCGAGCACCTGGTGGCCTTCATGGACGCCGAGGGCCTTGAGACCATTTCGGTCAGCGGTGAATCGATGGGGGCTGGCATCGCGGCCTGGTTCGCGTTGCTGCACCCCGAGCGCGTCGACCGGATCGTCCTCAACACCGGTGCCGCGCTGCGGTTACCCGACGAGGTCATCAAGAACATGGCCGCGTTGACGATGGCGGCGGTCGAGAACGCCACGGAGGACAGTGTGCGCAGCAGGCTGGAATGGCTCATGCACGACACCGGCGACGTCACCGACGACCTCGTGGCCACCCGGCTGGCGATCTACCGGGATCCCGAATACGTCGCGAGGATGACCAACATTCTCAAGCGGCACACCGATCCCGACGGCCAGGACCGCAACTGCCTCGTCGAGCGGGACTGGAAGAAGATCAGCGCGCCGGTGCTCGTGCTGTGGACCGATCACGACCCCACCGCGCCACCCGAGGTCGGCAAGCAGGTCGCCTCGTGGCTCCCGAACGGCAGGTACGCGCAGATCGACGGCGCCGGTCACTGGCCGCAGTTCGAGAAGGCCGACGAGTTCAACGACATCCATCTCGGATTTTTGCTGGAGGGGCGCGGTGTCTGA
- a CDS encoding SDR family oxidoreductase produces the protein MSETFISAGRFRGRVVVVTGAAGGIGGAIVARAAGEEATLVASDRKPDGENVVAAVLGNRNPQWSYVDADLGDEDGSARLVEHALDRFGRIDVLINNAGGGIIRDFLEHTGESRKETVDRNLWTVVNCCTAALPSMRESGYGRIVNVGADSVRNGLFQHAMYNAAKGGVHALTTGLAREFARDGITVNTVAPTGTTTPYVLSRPPDAVERFAKNEALIPMGRFASTAEVASAVLYLASEEASFITGQVVSVNGGSTML, from the coding sequence GTGTCTGAGACCTTCATCTCGGCAGGACGGTTCCGGGGCAGGGTCGTCGTGGTCACCGGAGCGGCCGGAGGCATCGGCGGCGCGATCGTCGCGAGAGCGGCCGGCGAGGAAGCGACACTGGTCGCCAGCGACCGCAAACCGGATGGCGAGAACGTCGTCGCGGCCGTACTCGGCAATCGAAATCCACAGTGGAGCTATGTCGACGCCGACCTCGGCGACGAGGACGGATCGGCCCGGCTCGTCGAGCACGCGCTCGATCGTTTCGGCCGGATCGACGTGCTGATCAACAACGCGGGCGGCGGGATCATCAGGGACTTTCTCGAACACACCGGGGAATCCAGAAAGGAAACCGTCGACAGGAACCTATGGACGGTGGTCAACTGCTGTACCGCCGCGCTCCCGTCGATGCGGGAGTCCGGCTACGGCAGGATCGTCAACGTCGGCGCTGACTCCGTCCGCAACGGACTGTTCCAGCACGCGATGTACAACGCGGCCAAGGGCGGCGTTCACGCGCTCACCACGGGTCTTGCCAGGGAGTTCGCGAGGGACGGCATCACGGTCAACACGGTCGCGCCGACCGGGACGACGACACCCTACGTGTTGTCCCGTCCGCCCGACGCCGTCGAACGGTTCGCCAAGAACGAGGCGCTGATTCCCATGGGCCGCTTCGCGAGCACGGCCGAGGTCGCCTCCGCCGTGCTGTACCTCGCGAGCGAGGAGGCGTCCTTCATCACCGGCCAGGTGGTCAGCGTCAACGGCGGCTCGACGATGTTGTGA
- a CDS encoding VOC family protein, producing MGNPHEGQRLMPWRLGYVALDVDDLDAAVHWWTTFAMLEVSERADDTVYLRGGTDHHWIVLHRSDEPGLRRMAFEVCEPGDLDRYRNRLAGEGVAVTGHDGDWTGEAIRFRDPSGYEVELFTGMANMGIVPTKPWINPQAMLHAVVAVSDLDVSFDFYHRVLGFLESDRVMGKTIFLRAANQYHHSLVIGAGRGTPPLLDHIAFHFEHIDDLMRVRQNFIEENEPFSRDLLRHPTSGSMGFYGRSVPEPTVVEFCIDHGKITDPDHRPRAMAPARWASNVWLPPVGLNA from the coding sequence ATGGGCAATCCGCACGAAGGGCAACGGTTGATGCCGTGGCGGCTCGGCTACGTCGCGCTCGACGTCGACGACCTCGACGCGGCGGTCCACTGGTGGACGACCTTCGCCATGCTGGAGGTCTCGGAGCGCGCCGACGACACGGTATATCTGCGCGGCGGAACCGACCACCACTGGATCGTCCTGCACAGGAGTGACGAGCCGGGGCTGCGGCGCATGGCCTTCGAGGTGTGCGAACCGGGAGACCTCGACCGGTACCGGAACCGGCTCGCGGGCGAGGGCGTCGCGGTGACCGGCCACGATGGCGACTGGACGGGAGAGGCGATCCGCTTCCGCGACCCCAGCGGCTACGAGGTCGAACTGTTCACCGGTATGGCCAACATGGGCATCGTTCCCACCAAGCCGTGGATCAACCCGCAGGCCATGCTGCACGCCGTGGTCGCGGTGTCCGATCTGGACGTTTCGTTCGACTTCTACCACCGGGTTCTCGGGTTCCTCGAATCCGACCGGGTCATGGGAAAGACGATTTTCCTCAGGGCAGCCAACCAGTACCACCACAGCCTGGTGATCGGTGCCGGAAGGGGAACGCCGCCGCTGCTGGACCACATCGCGTTCCACTTCGAGCACATCGACGACCTGATGCGGGTGCGGCAGAACTTCATCGAGGAGAACGAACCGTTCAGCAGGGACCTGTTGCGCCATCCCACCTCGGGGTCGATGGGTTTCTACGGCAGGTCCGTTCCCGAGCCCACCGTGGTCGAATTCTGCATCGACCACGGCAAGATCACCGACCCGGACCACCGGCCGAGGGCGATGGCACCCGCGCGGTGGGCCTCCAACGTCTGGCTGCCCCCGGTCGGTCTGAATGCTTGA
- a CDS encoding amidohydrolase family protein: MLDVHTHFVPRNLPPPDDDAVRQGWPVLRERAEAVDVVQRGAVIRTLTAGAWDAGARVADMDRLGVARQVVMPAPFTFLYDADERIATRYAAAQNDVLAGLVGAAPRRLLGLGALPLGHPTAALAEIRRIAAEPGLLGVVIGTHAGRHQLHDAALDPVFGALERHDLAVFVHPWQPLAAGRTAHHGLAFGLGRPVETELAVGSLVFGGVLDRHPGLRVCLAHGGAGIPSLRGRLRNGWLRRAVADRVPATDPMEALRALWADGLTYDGMALALAEDTFGAEKMVLGTDYPFAAQESEPGASFADAAARSLLADGTRWPHRTHRNALAFLGQSPEHTPEPAHDTLEASQ; the protein is encoded by the coding sequence ATGCTTGACGTTCACACGCACTTCGTCCCTCGGAACCTGCCCCCACCGGACGACGACGCCGTCCGGCAGGGCTGGCCGGTGCTGCGCGAGCGAGCTGAGGCCGTCGACGTGGTCCAGCGCGGTGCCGTGATCAGGACGCTGACGGCCGGTGCCTGGGACGCCGGTGCCCGCGTCGCCGACATGGACCGGCTCGGCGTCGCGAGGCAGGTCGTGATGCCAGCTCCGTTCACCTTCCTCTACGACGCCGACGAGCGCATCGCCACGCGGTATGCCGCCGCGCAAAACGACGTACTCGCCGGTCTCGTCGGAGCGGCGCCACGCCGGTTGCTGGGACTCGGCGCGCTCCCGCTCGGCCATCCCACCGCCGCGCTGGCCGAAATCCGGCGCATCGCGGCGGAACCCGGTCTCCTCGGCGTCGTGATCGGCACCCACGCGGGGCGACACCAGCTCCACGACGCCGCGCTCGATCCGGTGTTCGGCGCGCTCGAACGGCACGATCTGGCCGTGTTCGTCCACCCGTGGCAGCCACTCGCGGCCGGGCGCACCGCGCATCACGGGCTGGCGTTCGGACTCGGAAGACCGGTGGAGACCGAACTCGCCGTCGGCTCGCTCGTGTTCGGCGGCGTGCTCGACCGGCATCCCGGATTGCGGGTCTGCCTCGCGCACGGCGGTGCGGGGATCCCCTCGCTGCGCGGAAGGCTGCGCAACGGCTGGCTCCGGCGCGCCGTCGCGGACCGCGTACCCGCCACCGATCCGATGGAGGCGTTGCGCGCGTTGTGGGCCGACGGGCTGACCTACGACGGCATGGCACTGGCGCTGGCCGAGGACACCTTCGGAGCCGAGAAGATGGTGCTGGGCACCGACTATCCGTTCGCGGCGCAGGAATCGGAGCCGGGAGCGTCATTCGCCGATGCCGCGGCGCGCTCGCTGCTCGCCGACGGAACGCGATGGCCTCACCGAACCCACCGCAACGCGCTCGCCTTCCTCGGCCAGAGCCCCGAGCACACCCCCGAACCGGCGCACGACACTTTGGAGGCATCGCAGTGA
- a CDS encoding acyl-CoA dehydrogenase family protein, with protein MKLSPQHADFFRSVRDMADNHVAPVADEIDRTNEFPMELIDVFGDMGLIQLMLPDEYGGPGGDLLSACLAREAVAQAGSMTLAQLAGQNNIVLNAVMSGGSEELLAEFLPKLAKGRTLTCIAITEPDAGSDPSLIATRAVRDGSRWVLTGAKQFITWGSMAHYALVFARTNDTPGAGGISAFLVDTAQPGWKVTRANDKMGQHGVPNNEILLDDVTVEDEFRVGEEGNGFGAAMHGLHLNRPTVAAIAVGGAQCALDYAIGYAKQRTAGGRSLVDFQGLRWMMAEDYTTIEAARGLVYDCASAYDDGAPSDEVTRRSSMAKLFAADMVQHVTYNAVQVLGGHGYMSEHPVERYLRDARLLSIYEGTSQIQRNIIAKRILR; from the coding sequence GTGAAACTGTCCCCGCAGCACGCGGATTTCTTCCGGTCGGTACGAGACATGGCCGACAACCACGTCGCGCCCGTCGCCGACGAGATCGACCGCACCAACGAATTCCCCATGGAACTGATCGACGTGTTCGGTGACATGGGGCTGATTCAGCTCATGTTGCCCGATGAATACGGCGGCCCCGGCGGCGACCTGCTTTCCGCCTGCCTCGCGAGGGAAGCGGTGGCACAGGCCGGTTCCATGACGCTGGCGCAACTCGCGGGCCAGAACAACATCGTGCTCAACGCGGTGATGTCCGGCGGAAGCGAGGAACTGCTGGCCGAGTTTCTGCCGAAGCTCGCCAAGGGGCGCACGCTGACCTGCATCGCGATCACCGAACCCGACGCGGGGTCCGACCCCTCGCTGATCGCCACGCGCGCGGTCAGGGACGGATCGCGGTGGGTACTCACCGGGGCGAAGCAGTTCATCACGTGGGGCAGCATGGCGCACTACGCGCTGGTTTTCGCCCGCACCAACGACACTCCCGGTGCCGGTGGCATCAGCGCCTTCCTCGTCGACACCGCCCAGCCGGGCTGGAAGGTCACCAGGGCGAACGACAAGATGGGCCAGCACGGCGTTCCCAACAACGAGATCCTGCTCGACGACGTCACCGTCGAGGACGAATTCCGGGTCGGCGAGGAGGGAAACGGCTTCGGTGCCGCCATGCACGGCCTGCACCTCAACCGCCCCACGGTGGCCGCGATCGCCGTCGGAGGCGCGCAATGCGCTCTCGACTACGCGATCGGCTACGCCAAACAACGCACGGCAGGCGGCCGGTCGCTCGTGGACTTCCAGGGCCTTCGCTGGATGATGGCCGAGGACTACACCACCATCGAGGCGGCGCGGGGACTCGTCTACGACTGCGCGAGCGCCTACGACGACGGCGCTCCCTCCGACGAGGTGACCCGTCGCTCGTCCATGGCGAAACTGTTCGCGGCCGACATGGTCCAGCACGTCACGTACAACGCCGTGCAGGTACTCGGCGGCCACGGCTACATGAGCGAACACCCCGTCGAGCGGTACCTGCGCGACGCGAGGCTGCTGAGCATCTACGAGGGCACCAGCCAGATCCAGCGCAACATCATCGCGAAACGGATCCTCCGGTGA
- a CDS encoding CaiB/BaiF CoA transferase family protein gives MNQAAPLSGVKVVDFTIMIAGPYGGRLLADAGADVVKVEPPEGDPMRSRAPLRDGASSYFGSLNAGKKSVALDLKQARQREQALALVAEADVVIENFRPGVMAKLGLGYDTCSEANPALIYCSISGYGQRGPKAGHPAYAPILHAVSGFDLANSGYQRSAAEPAATGIFIADVMAGQVSYAAILTALLGRAHSGKGDHVDVSLYDIMLSTLVYETQAVQEPERSPGKTVYRPCAVGGEYLLIAAITDRNFRALVAVMDRPDLLTDSRFATMTERELHWEEWLDEVAAWAEDKNVDRLERTLLDNGIPCARYRDVAEALADPQVRFRGSLRTAVDDGGTFSYLGPPWTHGAWRQGTPETPVARLGADNAEVLGQGRPEGTERTVR, from the coding sequence GTGAACCAGGCGGCCCCGCTCTCCGGTGTCAAGGTCGTCGACTTCACGATCATGATCGCCGGCCCCTACGGCGGAAGGCTGCTCGCCGACGCCGGTGCCGACGTCGTCAAGGTCGAACCGCCGGAGGGCGATCCGATGCGGTCGAGGGCACCACTGCGCGACGGAGCGAGCAGTTACTTCGGTTCGCTCAACGCGGGGAAGAAGAGCGTGGCGCTCGACCTCAAGCAAGCCCGGCAACGGGAGCAGGCACTGGCACTGGTCGCCGAGGCCGACGTGGTCATCGAGAACTTCCGGCCGGGGGTGATGGCCAAGCTCGGCCTCGGCTACGACACCTGTAGCGAAGCCAATCCCGCGCTGATCTACTGTTCGATCTCCGGCTACGGGCAGCGCGGTCCCAAGGCGGGGCATCCCGCCTACGCGCCGATCCTGCATGCCGTCAGCGGATTCGACCTCGCCAACTCCGGTTATCAGCGTTCGGCCGCCGAACCCGCCGCCACCGGCATCTTCATCGCCGACGTGATGGCGGGGCAGGTGTCCTACGCCGCGATACTGACGGCGTTGCTCGGCAGGGCACACAGCGGTAAGGGCGATCACGTCGACGTGTCGCTCTACGACATCATGCTGTCAACGCTCGTCTACGAGACACAAGCGGTGCAGGAACCGGAACGGTCGCCGGGAAAGACCGTGTACCGGCCTTGCGCAGTCGGCGGCGAGTACCTGCTGATCGCGGCGATCACCGACCGCAATTTCCGCGCCCTCGTCGCGGTCATGGACCGGCCGGACCTGCTGACCGACAGCCGGTTCGCGACCATGACCGAGCGCGAACTGCACTGGGAGGAATGGCTCGACGAGGTCGCGGCGTGGGCCGAGGACAAGAACGTCGACCGGCTGGAGCGGACCCTGCTGGACAACGGAATTCCGTGTGCCCGCTACCGGGACGTCGCCGAGGCGCTTGCCGATCCACAGGTGCGCTTCCGGGGCTCGCTGCGCACGGCCGTCGACGACGGCGGCACGTTCTCCTACCTCGGGCCGCCGTGGACGCACGGCGCGTGGCGACAGGGGACCCCGGAGACCCCGGTCGCGCGGCTCGGAGCCGACAACGCCGAGGTCCTCGGGCAGGGGAGACCGGAAGGTACGGAAAGGACGGTGCGATGA
- a CDS encoding ferredoxin yields MKVRVDEDKCCGFAACLSTAPELFDIDDDQIAVVLVDGEVPERLHGCARDAAQACPTDAIVVEE; encoded by the coding sequence ATGAAGGTCAGGGTCGACGAGGACAAGTGCTGTGGGTTCGCGGCCTGTTTGAGCACGGCACCCGAACTGTTCGACATCGACGACGATCAGATCGCCGTCGTGCTCGTCGACGGTGAGGTCCCCGAGCGCCTGCACGGGTGCGCAAGGGACGCGGCACAGGCGTGCCCCACCGACGCGATCGTCGTCGAGGAGTGA
- a CDS encoding NAD(P)/FAD-dependent oxidoreductase → MSTMDGPATADVVIVGASVGGVGVADALRSSGFAGSLVLVDAEPGLPYDKPPLSKQALRPDWEAERGLLRPREHYERHDIRLVLGSAAVALAEGPRGRTLVRLADGSELDAATVVLAPGAKARTLPREVVAPGLSGVHTIRTETDSAEVRASLAPGRRLVVVGGGFIGAEAAGVAAALGADVTIVEQQRLPFLGLFGEAVAGALCRRHTERGITVLGGTKVERIEGEHRAEAVLLADGTRLPADLVLLGLGAVPRVEWLAGSGIALGSGSTGILCDEQGRTSRPGVYAVGDAAAWRDAGTGAVRRIEHWTTAREQAAAVANAILRQVRETPPGVPYFWSDQHGGRLQFLGTTEGFDRAEPVHGSLENGRESWVVLYGKAGVLVGALGLSSARELMPYRRRIAERAALDAVLTEVRPR, encoded by the coding sequence ATGAGCACAATGGACGGTCCGGCGACCGCCGACGTGGTGATCGTCGGCGCCTCGGTGGGCGGTGTCGGGGTCGCCGACGCGCTGCGTTCGTCAGGGTTCGCGGGTTCGCTCGTGCTTGTCGACGCCGAGCCGGGATTGCCCTACGACAAGCCGCCGCTGTCCAAACAGGCCCTGCGCCCCGACTGGGAAGCGGAACGTGGTCTGCTGCGCCCACGGGAACACTACGAGCGGCACGACATCCGGCTCGTACTGGGCAGCGCCGCGGTCGCGCTCGCCGAAGGGCCGCGCGGGCGCACCCTGGTGCGGCTGGCCGACGGGAGCGAACTCGACGCGGCGACCGTGGTGCTCGCGCCTGGCGCGAAAGCGAGGACCCTGCCTCGTGAGGTCGTCGCGCCAGGACTGAGCGGGGTGCACACCATCCGCACCGAGACCGACAGCGCCGAGGTTCGCGCGTCGCTCGCTCCCGGCCGCCGCCTCGTCGTCGTGGGAGGCGGGTTCATCGGAGCTGAGGCCGCCGGGGTGGCGGCGGCTCTCGGTGCCGACGTGACCATTGTGGAGCAACAGCGACTTCCTTTTCTCGGGCTCTTCGGTGAGGCGGTCGCCGGCGCGCTGTGCCGCAGGCACACCGAGCGGGGCATCACGGTGCTCGGGGGCACGAAGGTCGAGCGGATCGAGGGGGAGCACCGGGCCGAGGCCGTGCTGCTGGCGGACGGCACAAGGCTGCCAGCCGACCTGGTACTGCTGGGGCTCGGTGCCGTGCCCCGCGTCGAATGGCTTGCCGGATCCGGGATCGCGCTCGGCTCAGGGAGCACCGGGATCCTGTGCGACGAGCAGGGCAGGACGTCGCGGCCGGGCGTCTACGCGGTGGGGGACGCCGCGGCGTGGCGAGACGCGGGGACAGGGGCCGTGCGCAGGATCGAGCACTGGACGACGGCGAGGGAGCAGGCCGCCGCCGTCGCGAACGCCATCCTGCGCCAGGTGCGCGAAACCCCGCCCGGGGTCCCCTACTTCTGGTCCGATCAGCACGGCGGCAGGCTCCAGTTTCTCGGTACGACCGAGGGGTTCGACCGCGCCGAACCGGTGCACGGCTCGCTGGAGAACGGGCGGGAGAGCTGGGTCGTGCTCTACGGAAAGGCAGGCGTGCTCGTCGGCGCGCTCGGTCTCTCCTCGGCGAGAGAACTGATGCCCTACCGGCGGCGAATCGCCGAGCGCGCCGCGCTGGACGCCGTACTCACCGAGGTCCGGCCGCGCTGA
- a CDS encoding FadR/GntR family transcriptional regulator produces the protein MATPAFQPARPRRAFDEIIAQVRGMVRSGELRPGDRLPAERALAEQFAVSRNTVREALRMLEISGLVQLRRGAAGGAFIAKADPGKVATTMTDMLELSQFSMTDLTEARTWLESLMVRVACERMSDEVMGKLTANVAEAAALSAAGDWERKAVVHVQFHNILAEATNNPVMVAMIDALMQVMQKIVLTLGPSEGDVVLRSQRKVLKHLKAGDADAAVAEMERHLRRIHKMWLDADYKGSYSGSSTSD, from the coding sequence ATGGCCACGCCAGCCTTCCAGCCGGCCCGCCCCCGGCGTGCCTTCGACGAGATCATCGCGCAGGTCCGTGGCATGGTTCGTTCGGGGGAGCTGCGTCCTGGTGACCGGCTTCCCGCGGAGCGGGCGCTCGCCGAGCAGTTCGCGGTCAGCAGAAACACGGTGCGTGAGGCACTGCGGATGCTGGAGATCTCCGGTTTGGTCCAGCTTCGCCGTGGCGCGGCGGGCGGTGCCTTCATCGCCAAGGCCGATCCCGGCAAGGTGGCTACGACGATGACCGACATGCTCGAACTGAGCCAGTTCTCCATGACCGACCTGACCGAGGCCCGGACGTGGCTGGAGTCGCTGATGGTGCGGGTCGCCTGCGAGCGCATGTCCGACGAGGTCATGGGCAAACTCACGGCCAATGTCGCCGAGGCCGCCGCGCTGAGCGCCGCGGGCGATTGGGAACGCAAGGCGGTCGTGCACGTCCAGTTCCACAACATACTGGCCGAGGCGACGAACAACCCGGTCATGGTCGCGATGATCGACGCGCTCATGCAGGTGATGCAGAAGATCGTGCTGACGCTGGGGCCCAGTGAGGGCGACGTGGTGTTGCGGTCTCAGCGCAAGGTACTCAAGCATCTCAAGGCGGGCGATGCCGACGCCGCCGTCGCCGAGATGGAACGGCATCTCCGGCGTATTCACAAGATGTGGCTCGACGCGGATTACAAGGGTTCCTATTCCGGCTCTTCCACTTCGGACTGA
- a CDS encoding GOLPH3/VPS74 family protein: MNDHAGSLPAQCYLLACDPQRHTVPDRHQLGLLMRGAVLAELLLSGALTDDNGFAGAAGSVQSSGVLGDVLGEVAASKPRRWGAWIRKGWKPTLNTVEADLREHGVIDVTTKTVLGIVVRRRVTILDEPRALRLRAVVTDAVQGTGEVSLLTERDALLAGLATAVELKTTGSVTERWRLRRRIADIQRRGEPVVPALRAAFGQLRAARTSGGGGGA; encoded by the coding sequence GTGAACGACCACGCTGGAAGCTTGCCGGCGCAGTGCTATCTGCTCGCGTGCGACCCGCAACGGCACACTGTGCCCGACCGGCACCAGCTCGGGCTTCTCATGCGCGGTGCCGTGCTCGCCGAACTGCTGCTGTCCGGTGCGCTCACCGACGACAACGGTTTCGCCGGCGCGGCGGGATCGGTGCAGTCCTCGGGCGTTCTCGGTGACGTACTGGGCGAGGTCGCGGCGAGCAAACCGCGCCGCTGGGGTGCCTGGATCCGCAAGGGCTGGAAGCCGACGCTGAACACGGTCGAGGCCGATCTGCGTGAGCACGGCGTGATCGACGTGACCACGAAGACGGTGCTGGGCATCGTGGTGCGCAGGAGGGTGACGATTCTCGACGAACCGAGGGCGCTGCGGCTGCGCGCGGTGGTCACGGACGCCGTCCAGGGGACCGGCGAGGTCAGCCTGCTCACCGAGCGGGACGCGCTGCTCGCCGGGCTTGCCACCGCGGTCGAGCTGAAAACCACGGGCTCGGTCACCGAGCGCTGGCGGCTGCGGCGCAGGATCGCCGACATTCAGCGCAGGGGTGAGCCCGTCGTGCCCGCTCTGCGTGCCGCGTTCGGCCAGTTGCGCGCCGCCCGTACCTCCGGAGGCGGCGGCGGAGCCTGA